A stretch of the Mesorhizobium huakuii genome encodes the following:
- the rpmB gene encoding 50S ribosomal protein L28 → MSRTCELTAKAVQTGNNVSHANNKTKRRFLPNLVNVTLISEALNQNVRLRISANALRSVEHRGGLDAFLAKADVKELSQRARLLKKQIAKKLAEQVAA, encoded by the coding sequence ATGTCCCGCACCTGCGAACTCACTGCCAAGGCAGTCCAGACCGGCAACAATGTGAGCCACGCCAACAACAAGACCAAGCGTCGCTTCCTGCCAAACCTCGTCAATGTGACGCTGATTTCGGAAGCGCTGAACCAGAATGTGCGCCTGCGCATTTCGGCCAACGCGCTGCGTTCGGTCGAACATCGCGGCGGTCTCGACGCTTTCCTGGCCAAGGCCGACGTCAAGGAACTGTCGCAGCGCGCGCGTCTCTTGAAGAAGCAGATCGCCAAGAAGCTGGCCGAACAGGTCGCTGCGTAA